A stretch of DNA from Acropora palmata chromosome 12, jaAcrPala1.3, whole genome shotgun sequence:
TCTCCATCCACACTACAGACAAGAACGACAGCATCACCTGGATGCCAGCGGATGAGATATGGAATCTGTAAACAAAGCCATTAACAATTAAACTATAACCTGCCAAGTATTTTAAGACATTTTTACTGACACAatctaaataatttattacagaTTTTGGTACGAGTTACTTTTGTGTGCATAGTAAACTGGGAAAATACATCATGAGTAAGTATGAAATTATTGATCTGATTTAAAATCTCAGAGCTTAATGGTGGTTTGATTTTAATACAGCTGGCTGGCAAAGATAGCTGACATTCTTACCGAGTTAGCTTTTGTCATTTGTGTCACACGTCGATGATCATCGTACAGcatctgacaaaaaaaaagagacaaccAACATGTATAGCTCATAAATTCTTAGCTATTTTTGTTCTCTTTCTTTGTTCAAAAGGAGTTCAAATTAACAAAGGTGTCAACCTCAATACAAGAAAAACCACAAAGTTTTGTTGGCTTAAAGTTCACATTGCAACAGACAAAATGATGGCTCCACATGCTCTTTCTTTGAATAGCATGTAACTTTGAAGCTACATTTTGTAACCTTCAAACCAGACACTAACATAAAACCATGACTGATGTAAAAATATCgttattttcatgaaaaactaTTATTTTAGACAAACCAGTGTCCCATCTTCACAGCCCAAGAGCAGCTTATCTTCTGCATGGTTTCTTTGATGCACAACTATGGCAGCTACAACACAATaacaagaaaagacaaaaaagttgAAGCAGATAAACTGTGTTTGCACACTAAATTAGGTTAATACAAATGTATTTATTAAACAGAACGTGTTCcatcttaattattattatatcaatACAGTACCTGTATAAGAAAATGATTTCTGATGAACTGAAGGTCTAACTTGGCATTCTATTATCATACAATGTCACAGCACATAACTTGTATAGCTCTCTTTGGATAAAACTGTGAGAAGGTTGAGTAGATGATAACTGACTTGAATCTGATAACATGAGCGACACATTAAAGCCTATATGccacaaaaatttttattttgtttccacCGGTTTGGTATGTGTGATGATTAGATTGACACCTGAGAGTTTctctaaaataaattttttttgtttcctcttgCTCAAAACATGACAATTTCACCATAAAATGGAACTATTTTTGGGCCAAAATACTCACacttttaatgaaaaaaaaaaaggactttttaagattttcaataattattatctttaaTTCTCAAACTATTTATGACACATATGTacataactaacaaaaaaggaaataaggATTTTTGCGTCATACACAGTCTTTGCCACAGTtattgtgcaattttgttacACCAGATGTAACTTAATTACCTTTCACAGGGATGGTGGTAGTTGCCACTCTATTAATCTGTTGGATAAAAAGAACTCTTACACATGCATGTACATTTGGCATAAGAAATGAGGTTGCtctatattattattatttcattttaagtcTCAGAGCTTATCTAGTAGACTGGCTGATTGGGGAGAccaaaaatcaaatcaaataaactCATCAACATATAATCTGCACACTTATTTTAAGATGTGGGACACAATAAGACCTGTGgagtaatttattttctcaagcTGCTTTTAAACAACAGTCTGTTGGTGTCAGTCCTTGTTTCGTTGAAATCCACAGATATTGAGAAAATAGGGATTGATAAAAGCATGTAACTGGAAAAATTCCTGATCAAATAATAAGTCTGCGGATTATACATGGGTGTTAAGCATATTGGTTCTATTACTGAATTTACCTTGGTACCATTGTACTCATAAATGCAGCTATCCACACTGAAATCTCCACCAACAGCTGATGATTGCTCCAAGGTGACGACATGATGAGGCTGATTGTAACTAAAAGAGACACATTTCACTATTAAACTACAGCTAGATGCTACGGATGGTTGACAGCAAGAAGGGCTCCCAACACAACATACTCACTGTCTTTGTCTAATCAACTTACAACGGAAGCAAGCAATAGTACTTCGtcataaatttggtttgtcaaaTGAGATGATAAGAGTAAGATTGCCATCGCAAAAAGGTAACAAATTTGAAGTTTAGAGCATTTAGATCATAACCATTGGTCACAGCAAAGGAGGTTCTGATGAAGGGCCACTGCCTGACTTGAAAAAACTATCCACCCATTGAAAAATTGCATCATAAATGAACTGTTATACAAGTGTATGGTAATTTGCTCCATTCTTCCTGTACCTTTAATAGTTACTCCTTCAAGACTGGACTAAAGTACAGCTTACCTGAAAGACACATGAATTGGATCACATTCTGTTCTGGAAAAGCACAGCATTTCAATCTTGGGTCTggtgaaaacaataataatcatttattAATATAAACGGCTGTCTTACAAAAGACTGTCCAATCTTtgagataaaataataacaaaaacaaagtcaGCTATGAGACCTTGCATGCAAAAGCTTGCCTTGGAGAGCACATAagattcattttcaaaataataattattattatccttgttattttttataaaaataaaaataaaaattattacacaaACAGGGATGATAAATATGAATCACAGTAtttcataaataataattaattttattaataacaagatcatgaataaaaaaaattattaaccaTGCATTAACCATGATCACATTATCAAATCGcattggttgaaaatgaaCATCTGgctgactggagtcctgagaaggactgctgTTGCCGACTGAcatttcaacaacctgtgccgaagccatcttcagagtctaTAGTATATCacttctgcacaggttgtcaaaacgtcagtcaccaacaacagtccttcttaGTACTCAAGCCACCCAGATTATCACTTTTAAACAAGGTATGTCACAGTCCTggattcaaaccattttcttaattatCTTACCCATTCACACCATAGATGACCATATTGGCTCTGTCCTTTTCGCATGTCGTTGGACTCCAGGGCAACGCCTCTTCATGATGGCCACACCACCAAACTACAACCTGCGACGAAATAAACTaagagttaaaaaagaaaaccttgaAAGTTTATAGGGATATTGTCATTCCTTAAGACGACTTTAAGGAATCTAGGTATGGAGATGATATGAAAAGCAGATTATACCAGGAAAAAAGGGATACATACATAGAAACTTGTAATCATCAGGAAATCATGCACACAATTATTTAACCTTTAGTAATATTTAATTAATATGCACTGGTTAATAATTAAAAGCCCTTGTCATCAGAGAAATCCTATTAAACACACTATATACTGGTACCTAGTGTCTTTTTGCTTCTACCTTATCTGAAATAAGACTTATTGGCACCTCTTACCATATCCTGCCTTGAGTTGACTGATAAATGTCTCATAATTCTCTTGTTTGACAGACCAGGGACATCAATGAACACTGTCTGTTGCaagaaatgaattcaaatCATTATTTAAATGTACATGtaatgcaaaagaaatttgtcatGTAGAGATAACTAATAGTActtggaccgagtggagtacagttcagggagtaatcgggcgagtaatttcaaaatcttgaaattacgagcacgattactccctgaattgtacaaCACAAAGTCCaactaattaatcataactacaacaaaattcaagaagaacatgacagtggtataaactatttgacaggttgatatattTAATTTCAAAGCTAGATGCTGAGAaagaacccattcaagtgcaactagcgcaaGCTTGATGACatgtactgtccaattactcacgCATGACgcatacaactgtacaattacaagtgcgtgacgtgtgcaactgtacaattaagGTTCAAATCAGGgttgctgatgaccaatcagattcaacaattttgatatagttatgattatgTGTTTAACtgagtttgattttttttcaccaagtaaatatttttgtttaaccAGGTAATATTTTGCATTGTTATCAACTAATCCCTTATCAACTGTACGCTATCTCTCTTCAAAAACCCAACACGATCAAATTTCCATTCAATCTGGTAACAGAGGATGATGAAGCCAACACACTTTTTGGTAAAAGTTAAGAATCCAATCCCACCAACACGTCGGCCAACACGTCGGCCAATGCGTTGGTCAACACATCACCAACACACTACCGACGCGTCGGCCAACACACTACCGATGCGTTGGTCGACACACTACCGACGCGTTGGTCGACACACTACCGACACATACTTTGACACGCTACCGGCCGACTGTCATTGACCAAAGCGTTGGCCGACGCGTTGGTGGGATCGTATTCTTAACTTTTACCCATTTTTCACAGGTATAGTTGTATATGTTGCGGTTTAAacttagttttggtgcaaatttttaaaactggttcaatttttattttcttttgttatgtaTTCAATAttataatctggaacaatggtacataaaattgaaaccagtgcttaaaacattaaaccaaggataaatttaaaccacaacacatacATTTTGTGTTGTTGGAGAATTTTGGCCtatcaattaaattaaatggAACAggataattaattatttctttgttgactTAATggaatataaataaatttaattacTAAAACTGTAAAAGTAAATAggtaaataatattaatgcaCAACTCAGCACAGCATAAATGAATGACATTGAGTGGAGTCACAGAAGATGATCACTGCCCACAGTACCTTGGGCTCAAGTGCTGACATCTTCTCAAGCTTTTTAAAGTCAAGGTTTGTTTTCTTGctaaaatatatataacatAGTTTAGCCTTGTCCATCATTGAGAAGAGCAGAAAAGAATCTGTAATGACACCTGGAACAGACAGTTTGAGaccataattattgttgaattATAAAAAAATCATTGCGGTAGCAGAAAATAGCCCTGGGCCCCCTTGTTTGAAAGctgattaacttaatccaggattagtgcaaacttttgtttcatattttcaactttttgccaaaagtttctttgcttactttttgtttttcaaaattggctccttctaatgtaaagttttgccGAATATCAATGTTGAACAACACCTTGGAGAagagaaataaactccttgGTTTACTTTTAATCTTGGATTAGCGTTAATCGGCTTTTGAACAACCAGGCCCTGCTGGACTGGTGTAACAGTTTGTCACAAAGAGAAAACGTATCAAATTTGAACCAGCCAGGCAGCTGTATACTATCAGGAAAATTCAATCAACACTTATTACCCAtctgaaaacaattttatgCTATTTATCCTTTGTCAGTAGGCCAATACCAGGTTGACGACTTAAGGAGAATTTTAAGCACCAAGGTGGAAGTTTTAGTCGCACTGGGGACCATATTGGTTgcaatttcgagccctgctGTATTTCTCATCAAAAGTGATGATGAAGTCACCAAAAAGAGCAacaggacactttgtgacacttacTTAAGTCAGAATGCAtctggtaataattattattattgagtaGAATACTGGCCATATCTGGCAACTTCTGGCACCCGTTGCTCAAAGgctggttagtgctaaccttTTGTTAAGAGGTATCAAAACCTACAAGTTTccatggtagttaacgctggttagtaCTAACCATGCTTCCAGCAACTCGAACCTGATaattttcaaagcaattaGCCACATAAACAATCtcattacaaacaaaaacaggtaGAGTGCAAAAAAATGGGGTAAgaaattgacatgaaatcttCAGTTTACATAGACATTGGGGTTTCTCCTCTTAACTCAAAATAATACAACACAAGGGCATAGGTAGGTGGCCCAAATTTATCATCAGTTTTATCGATATTCACTGACTACTAAGTAGTATGGTAGATAAGACTTAATCACATAAAACTATAACAGATACCTTGAGAGACAAGATCAGGAATTTTTCCAGTTAAGCTTTTATCAATCCATATTCTCTCAATATCTCCAGAGTTGAAAGAAACAAGGACTGACACCAAAACACCATTGTTTAAAAGCAGcttgagaaaacaaattatacAAAGAAAAAGTGGTGTTATAAGAGTGCTCAGCCATATTAATGGCAGAAACTCATTGAATTATTAAGATTCAAAAGAGGttcattgtaaataacaataaaattctCCTGGTTTCAGtctctgaaagaaaataacagtGAACCATATACAAGAACAAGACGTTTTTCAgccacagagagcaaccagaAGTAAGCTGTTTTCCCATTTAACTCGTCTTCACACTGCCACGTAAATTTTAACTTGTTAACCCTTCCACTCCCGTAAGTGCCACTTATAGATTTAACTCTGTCTAAtaccagacaattttacttgtCTTGTGAGGAACCCCTCCAGAGTGAAAGGGTGAAGTATTTTTTCACTAGTAGAGTTGAttggtttgaaaatctgggagaggcCACAGTTCTGGTATGCGAAGTGTTCACTTCCGATTTCCCTCTATGACTCAAAAATgttgcttgcttaagctcaTTATCGATCAATTGTACGAGTACCATCATAACCTTTTTAGTTATTGAGTCAAAAGTgatttataacaataatatttactttatttaagtgtcaagtttatttaGTGTTAAGGTACactaatagctgttattacagttgagcccgcagacaaaatttcttttgtttacaactacATGCAAACGgggctaaggggtcaatacaatgggaaatgacccattagcctcgtttatgtgtcaagaccgctggtaactgtaataacagctactGGGACActgaattaaaattgaaattattacaaatcaaatttaattaaacGCAAGTTTTAGGAAACATATGAATTTCCTCAATTAGATGCTAAACAAAACCCATAATAACAACAATCAATACAAACCTGTACATTCCGTAATGTTTTCCACCTGATATCCAACACTTTGCAATTTTGAACCAtgtcctttgaacaaaatttaacaaaaactTTATACcaaatcaaaaaaaaaataacaataatattagtttTTAGAACACTggtaattttgaaataaattctaatgcatgttttaaaatggaacagatgaaataacaaatttttcctCTCAAAGATAACAGCAAACTACCGGTGCACAAATGCCAGCCAAAACAAAGTCCAGgttgtcaaaataatttgaaacaaaataaattatcacTTCCATAATAATATTGCTGCAGTCTTGTATTTATAAATGATATCAGTCTATGCACCTCTAAGTCCTTGATAGAATCCCTCAGTTTTTCTGGTCTCCGGTTCTTTGGTGTCCATGATACTCCCCTGTCCTCCCCCCACAGTCGTCTTTGTTCAGTATAAGGTTCCTCTATACTAGATCCTGGCAATCAAATAATCCTTCCTTAACTATTGTCAACCAAAATCTACTTAGTATAAGAATCTCTTGAGTACTCTAAGGGGTCAATATTTGATATCATTTGGACCTTTGATGTTGGAAAATTTTTGACATCTACTTTgtattctttaatttgattggtcaaaatattatttgaTTGATATTCTTTCTTCTTGCTTTAAAACTAAAGTGCCAGTGCTAATCTGGGCTATTTCTGTTATCGCAAACACCAGTGGTCAGGATACCCGCTTTAAATGAAACTGTCCAAATTAACTCATGGtatccaaaattaaaaagtacaAATGTGCAAATGAATACAACAAAATGAGcaattgcaggggtacctggagaaaagccttaagtgacttctgataaattaccagattctccttccaaatttccttgtattcagtagtgaatgactaggagaatttaaCATTgtatcaaaagtcacttaaggccttttTCCACACACCGTTTCAATTATTATACCTATCAGTcaacaaaaaaacttttattgAAAATTCACTGTTTCTAGGTTAACAACTGCATCAGTATGTGGAGGTTGAGTACCTGAGTCAACCAGAGACTGTAACAGACTcatggctggcaaaacctgacaacccagccatgagtcCCAGTACTGATCCCAAGAAGACAGGCACCCATCACACTGATAAACAGTGGAAAGAAGAGGTGGGAGGAGTGGGAGGTGGAAAACCTCTAAATGCTCCATATAAATGCTCCTTCCTCCTGCCACAATGATACATAATACTCTATATATAACCCCAAGCACATGGATTTCCGACGCAATTTTTGTGCAAGCATACCAAAACCACTGATAACAATTGGCCGCAGTTGCTCCTGGTTGTTAACTCAGTTAAAGTTCATTTAACCTCATTAAAAAGGGGTAATGAGTTCCTAACATAGCTGAGACAGAAAAATACCCATGAAGCAAGGTTTAAATAAGATAATTTGAATTCAATGCTGATGGGGGCTGTACAACTTAAATACCAGTACCTGAAGCTTTTTCATGGTAAACATGTGTCCCTATGTCAGAAcctaacagaaaaaaacaacaacaaaaacatgcagaacAGAGCAGAGATCAAATTGAGTGGAACAACTGTAACCTAGGAATCGACTTTGATACACCTCCATGTAGTTGTAGAAGAACTACAACGGAAGCTAAATGAAAGGGGAAAGAATTGTGCAATGTACGTACCGTAACTATAAtaattgaatttaaaaatctcaaatCAATTTCATTTGGACCTTGCGTTTGTGTACATATTACGTCACGATAATGGATGTCacacaagaaaaagtaaataacgTATATACCTACTGCGAGGAATGAGTAATTTAGGTTGTGCACgttttcttgttcaatttATAGCCCCAGTGCAAAACACAAAGGCTATAAATAGCTCTAAATGCAACTAAAAATTGGGCGAAGGATTTCTGCCAACAACAAGCTCACAGCTGATAAACGTCTTAATTCTGCACACCAACCTGTTCTAGATGTAtactttttcaaagaccacacgTGCAAATGGCTAAGTAAGCTGGCCATTTAACTAGCAAAACACTATTCTTCTTCAACGTGCATTGTAACTACTAATAATGTCCTCTCGTATCTCTTAAGCTTTAATGTCGTCCGCCATGTTAACATGAGCCGCAAAACATTGTTTTCAGAGACACAGTATT
This window harbors:
- the LOC141860313 gene encoding WD repeat-containing and planar cell polarity effector protein fritz homolog, with the translated sequence MASLLSHLHVWSLKKYTSRTGSDIGTHVYHEKASGSSIEEPYTEQRRLWGEDRGVSWTPKNRRPEKLRDSIKDLEDMVQNCKVLDIRWKTLRNVQLLLNNGVLVSVLVSFNSGDIERIWIDKSLTGKIPDLVSQGVITDSFLLFSMMDKAKLCYIYFSKKTNLDFKKLEKMSALEPKTVFIDVPGLSNKRIMRHLSVNSRQDMVVVWWCGHHEEALPWSPTTCEKDRANMVIYGVNGPKIEMLCFSRTECDPIHVSFSYNQPHHVVTLEQSSAVGGDFSVDSCIYEYNGTKINRVATTTIPVKAAIVVHQRNHAEDKLLLGCEDGTLMLYDDHRRVTQMTKANSIPYLIRWHPGDAVVLVCSVDGDIQMFDLALAPVLTQLVAENPSPQNTLSLRKIFENPVRLGNVAWSSDAPIGNFTDNSIGCYDNLFILFDRGPLCLLRFELGVLTHGRLGTVEMVSEYIRHCQPEEAVNFLNSMNWNTEGKACFAGLALIMNYLLKLPLNSEREGLLEDTLGSFYAPSRPLSDVTVLEFRDSISKLSRRFFHQLLRYKRFEKAFLLAVDIGAKDLFMDIHYLAYDCGNYPLAEVAKQRAIQIDNEPLTSDTGESYEDEEDDLSYIDDQTGNDKRSQEIHQYHDDLYGYMNDRLDSQHIVMPVGEEEDDTTVLMLQGAYRGQSTCHIANELDLDEIEDIESPAGNLKIVHFGVV